Genomic segment of Eupeodes corollae chromosome 2, idEupCoro1.1, whole genome shotgun sequence:
GTCCTTTAGCAGAACATATTCTTCTATCGGTTTAAGATGGTATCGAGCTTCTTCATCACTCGAAATGGCTAACCTATCCACCACCATTTGATTatcatcttcatcttcttctttttctagtCTAAAgaattcttcttcatcttcagtTTTCATAATCGTTTCAATATCTTCTGCCGAAATTGGAATTTCcatatcattttgtattttcatttcaatatcaTTTGCTTTTTTAGATATTGTACAATCTTTAGGAATTTTGGTGAAGAAAAAGTTCGTCAAAGGGTTTCTCCtaagaacatacaaaattatttcattaatttccaCAGAAGGCGGAGAGCTGTTATTTTGAATGTGCAACAATCTCATATCCAAATCGGTTATcttgttatttgttttaaacttgcTCAGCCATTCCTCATTTGGTTCAAAATTCTGAATGCAAAATATCTTCTTAGTTTTTAATGCTGTTTCAATAAACATTTCATCGTTAATTACACCAATTTCGACGCGTTTTTGGGCTCGCTGAAACCATTCGTAAACTGTTGTATCCAAGAGTTTTATCAGATGGTTGTTAGCTTGGATAATGGAATTCAAGCCGCCTCtttgtttgacaattttttgcATTTGACTTGTGTACTCGATAACTGCCTCAAGGCATTGTATTTTCTTCTCATCACTTGCAATTTGAATTTGTTCATCAATGTTCATACTGCCGCTAGGAAATTCAGAGGATCCACCAGAGTGTTTTGAGATATTAATTTTTGCTTCGGTGGATTTGGGCAAAGCATTTGAAACAATAAGGTTATGGACTGACTTTTTACTGTCATCTGTTGTCGGGCAGAATAATGCTTTGTCAACAATAGTTTTGTTTCCAGGTTTCTGgcgattacaaaaatgtatacaaatttattaaaatattttaaaaacaagttaaataaaatgtttttaagaacaatattttattcgctaaaaataaaattgaatgggaattgaattttgtatgaaaattttaagagactttatttgcagtcaacttcattctttgagcGTACAAGGTTTTTCACGTGTCATACATTTCGaactcggaactttacttcactaacctttATCTTCAGTTGATTGAGCAAAAACTACaaagaacattattttttacaaagcaCTTCTTAGACAAGCTACAAGTACacttcttatattttgtattgtaaagataaattctttatttcttttcaaatttgacaaggaacccttatacacaaaacattaaacagggtaataaagttcagctttcagttgaaaacacatgattatctgtcattttgacataagtggattGGACTTGATATTAAAGgagattttttttgactaaattttCAGTATATGTTCCAATAAATTTGCCTTAAGCGGAATGCAATTTTTCGACAGCTGGCCAACcgacgcttcagcttcggcttcgtctgcgttacgatgggcctgcttcgagattgctttaaatgacatttcaataataaccaatgggaattcctccaaaagcaaatgaattttttttcttgaattttttttacgatttttaaacgaaacgtgaggtcaaagcttcattgtgatagcatgcattggaTTCTTATTGCTTAActcttaaggcccaactataataggcataagctagcatatgcgcgcataagtaaacgtgcgaatacaaagaatctcaatacgagtaaacataatggagtctagctccgtttcgttcaatttttctcagtttcgttaacttaagcacacttaagcaagagcgatcccagtcactcgccgcataagtaaaatctgacatgtagatacgtgagcaaaattgcattatggctatgcagtaattttgcaaacttaagtgaattttcgttggttttttgacataagcttatgtttgcttatgcctattatagttgggcctttaaacgtcaggcgaagtcGAAGGCGtggcgtgtttgtgtttcagccattaagttGTCTGAACTTGCTCATTTACTCTTCCAATTGTTAACGATTGTTAAGTGTCTCATAAACACTACATTTACGTGCTCACCGGGTGGTTCCTTGACACTTATTTAGTATTCAACCACACACGCCACTATTATCGAAACACCGacagtaaaatcaaaaaaatttgtccaaCACAGAAAAATGTGACGTCTGTCATCAGTAATGgtgtcaaaaacatacaaattgtcAGCCAACCTTCGGCTAgttttctgtcaaataaaattgctagacttttttcaattttttgagctaaagggtgtcccaaaattaacgcaagatttgaattaaatagaaaacgccgtttttagtcttttgatagttatatttttattgacttgtaaagtacataggatagggttatgtatggaataacacatcggacaaatggct
This window contains:
- the LOC129947413 gene encoding uncharacterized protein LOC129947413, with protein sequence MKCSYLDCESSKRTSSFVSYFSVPNGARRIIWMRHSGKKDPDDKKLYYCEKHFYTKDIIVRGTHKCLKKNAVPISNPSKSNCKCTENVFDKDCMLVLNSMLVEIKKPTKPGNKTIVDKALFCPTTDDSKKSVHNLIVSNALPKSTEAKINISKHSGGSSEFPSGSMNIDEQIQIASDEKKIQCLEAVIEYTSQMQKIVKQRGGLNSIIQANNHLIKLLDTTVYEWFQRAQKRVEIGVINDEMFIETALKTKKIFCIQNFEPNEEWLSKFKTNNKITDLDMRLLHIQNNSSPPSVEINEIILYVLRRNPLTNFFFTKIPKDCTISKKANDIEMKIQNDMEIPISAEDIETIMKTEDEEEFFRLEKEEDEDDNQMVVDRLAISSDEEARYHLKPIEEYVLLKDNVRAMALITELMDIFSTDKPNDDT